The Syntrophorhabdaceae bacterium sequence TTCCTCGCCCGTGAGTCCAGGGTCGTGAGCAACGGCGGCGCATACACCGGTATGGGCGCAACAGCTCTCTACCTGACGGGTTTCTTCCACTCCTTCCCCTACAGATGGGGCGGATACCGTTATGACGGCTACAGGGTTTACACCAATACCCTTCCGTCAACCTCCATGCGCGGATTCGGCGCACCTCAGGCCCTGTTCTGCTCCGAGCAGCAGCTCGAGTGGATCGCCAACGACCTCAAGCTCGATCCGATCGAAATGAGGCGCCAGAACGGTCACTATGCCGGCTACGAAGTCCCGGGCCAGGCATTTATCGCAAGCTGCGGTCTTGACGAAGCCTTCACGATCATGCAGGAATGGCTCGACAAGAAGAAAGCGGGCGGCCTGCCTGCCAACAGAGGTCTCGGCTTCTCGGCTGCGGGTTTTATGTCAGGCGGTATCTTCAACTGGTTCGACACACCCTATTCATTCTCGTCAGCAGTAGTAACCATCAACCAGGACGCGACCGTTGAGCTTCATATCGGCGCTACCGAAATCGGCCAGGGCTCGAACACCACGATGGCAATCATCGCGGCAGAGACCCTCGGAGTAAAGGTTGAGGACATCAAAGTACACTCAGGCGACACCGACCATTGCCCGGCTGACCTCGGCGCATGGGGTTCCAGACAGACCCTCATGACCGGTAATGCCACGAAGAGGGCATGCGAGGATGCAAAAAACCAGCTTCTCGAGTTCGCACTCGCGAAGATGGGCCTGAACATCGTGTATGACCTGGACATCGCAGATCGCTGGGTACATATCGTAGCCCGTCCGGAAAGGGGCATGCCCTTTGAAGAACTGGTAAAGATTGCACTTCGCGGCAAAGACGGCCAGAGGATCGTCGGCAGGGGCTACTACACTCCTCACCGGAAGGGTATGATCTCCCCTGCGTACAGCTACATGCTTCAGGGCGTCGAAATCGAAATCGATCAGGAAACCGGAAAGATCGACCTGATCGACAGCCTTACCGCGCATGACTGCGGCACTCCCATCAACCACCTGGGCCTCATCGGCCAGTTGGAAGGCGCCTTCTCGATGGCAGCCGGCTATGGCTACCTCGAGTACATGCCGTATGAAGATGGCAAGCTCATGAACCCGAACCTGGTCGACTATAAGATGATCAGGGCCACGGAAATGCCTCCTACCCCGATCGCCGAGATCGACACCTACGAGCCGGAAGGTCCCTACGGTGCGAAGGAAGCAGGCGAAGGTCTGACCAACCCGACGGCAGCCGCCATTGGGAACGCAATCTTCAACTGCCTCGGAATCCAGATGAAGGAATGCCCGATCAGGCCGCATATGGTCGTGGAAGCCCTCAGGGAAAAAGCTGAGAAAGAGAAAGCAGGGAAGTAAGACTAATACCTAATGCCTAAAGGAGGTATACAATGGCAATAGAATTAAAATTTAAATGTCCTGTTTGCGGCAAGCAGTATGAGATAAGCCTGCAGGCAGCACGCCATATATTCGGAACGGGCGACAAGAAGCACCGTGACTGGGTGGATGCACAGGGCGTAAACTTCAAAGACCTTCTGGTCGAGCAGGCCCTGAATCCCGGTAATGCCAGCTATCAGATCGTAGCCGATCTCGTTGAGAAAGCACAGGCAAGCCTGAAGAAGTAAGGA is a genomic window containing:
- a CDS encoding xanthine dehydrogenase family protein molybdopterin-binding subunit, translating into MTTTSLAKEKLHVINTHVHNIDGWAKVTGRATYSFDVKLPGMLYGRILRSPHPHAKILKIDASKALAMNGVKAVVTGKDTLGVKQGIWRRFNELCDEQILPVEKVRYIGEPVCAVAATTDEIAEKALDLIEVEYEVLEGVFEPYEAMKKGAPELHDGVERNINVTRHIEWGDVETGFEKADYIREDHFFCGGQAHMCMETRAAVASFTPDKKLTIWHSNQSAYYMQGLMAGVLGMREGDIRVIAQYVGGGFGGKFELDGAIFCSSILSMKTFRPVKVIYSREEDFIASKRRTPMHYWVRTGVSKDGKFLARESRVVSNGGAYTGMGATALYLTGFFHSFPYRWGGYRYDGYRVYTNTLPSTSMRGFGAPQALFCSEQQLEWIANDLKLDPIEMRRQNGHYAGYEVPGQAFIASCGLDEAFTIMQEWLDKKKAGGLPANRGLGFSAAGFMSGGIFNWFDTPYSFSSAVVTINQDATVELHIGATEIGQGSNTTMAIIAAETLGVKVEDIKVHSGDTDHCPADLGAWGSRQTLMTGNATKRACEDAKNQLLEFALAKMGLNIVYDLDIADRWVHIVARPERGMPFEELVKIALRGKDGQRIVGRGYYTPHRKGMISPAYSYMLQGVEIEIDQETGKIDLIDSLTAHDCGTPINHLGLIGQLEGAFSMAAGYGYLEYMPYEDGKLMNPNLVDYKMIRATEMPPTPIAEIDTYEPEGPYGAKEAGEGLTNPTAAAIGNAIFNCLGIQMKECPIRPHMVVEALREKAEKEKAGK